Proteins co-encoded in one Sphaeramia orbicularis unplaced genomic scaffold, fSphaOr1.1, whole genome shotgun sequence genomic window:
- the LOC115416240 gene encoding LOW QUALITY PROTEIN: E3 ubiquitin-protein ligase RING2-like (The sequence of the model RefSeq protein was modified relative to this genomic sequence to represent the inferred CDS: inserted 1 base in 1 codon; substituted 2 bases at 2 genomic stop codons): MYISSGSVAVMTQTVQTNGVQPLSKTWELSLYELQRTPQEAITDGLEIAVSPRSLHSELMCPICLDMLKNTMTTKECLHRFCADCIITALRSGNKECPTCRKKLVSKRSLRPDPNFDALISKIYPSRDEYEAHQERVLARKHNNQQALSHSIEEGXKIQAMTRLQRGKRHTVENGSGAEDNGDSSHCSNASVHSNQEAGPSIKRTKTSDDSGLDMDNAAENGGGLCDXGGASEIELVFRPHPTXWRKMTAITGSVEFVPRYIKTSGNATVDHLSKYLAVRLALEELRRNAEASPVNVEAASEKQYTIYIPTAGNQFTVLNGSFSLELVSEKYWKVNKPMELYFAPTKEHK, translated from the exons ATGTACATCAGCAGCGGGAG tgttgcAGTGATGACCCAGACAGTTCAGACTAATGGGGTTCAACCCCTCAGTAAGACCTGGGAGCTGAGCCTCTACGAGTTACAGAGAACTCCTCAG GAGGCTATAACAGATGGGCTGGAGATAGCAGTGTCACCCAGGTCCTTGCACAGTGAACTAATGTGTCCTATCTGTCTGGACATGTTGAAGAACACAATGACAACCAAAGAATGTCTGCACCGTTTCTGCGCTGATTGTATCATCACAGCTTTGAGATCTGG TAACAAAGAGTGTCCAACCTGTCGTAAGAAGCTGGTGTCAAAGAGGTCACTGCGTCCAGACCCAAATTTTGATGCTCTGATTA GTAAGATTTATCCCAGCCGTGACGAGTATGAAGCCCACCAGGAGAGAGTGTTGGCGCGCAAACACAACAACCAGCAAGCCCTTTCCCACAGCATAGAAGAGG TGAAGATACAGGCCATGACCAG aCTTCAGCGCGGTAAGAGACACACGGTGGAGAATGGAAGTGGAGCTGAGGACAATGGAGACTCGTCCCACTGTAGCAACGCATCTGTTCACAGCAACCAG GAGGCAGGTCCAAGCATCAAGCGCACCAAGACGAGCGATGACAGCGGTTTGGACATGGACAATGCTGCTGAGAACGGGGGGGGACTCTGTGATTGAGGGGGAGCCAGTGAAATAGAGCTGGTTTTCAGGCCACATCCCACCTGATGGAGAAAGATGACGGCCATAACAGGTAG TGTGGAGTTTGTCCCTCGCTACATCAAGACATCTGGTAACGCCACCGTGGATCACCTGTCCAAATACCTGGCCGTGCGACTAGCTTTGGAGGAGCTCAGAAGAAACGCTGAGGCCAGTCCTGTTAATGTGGAGGCAGCTTCAGAGAAACAATACACCATCTATATACCAACTGCTGGAAACCAGTTCACT GTTCTCAATGGTTCTTTCTCCCTGGAGCTTGTCAGTGAAAAGTACTGGAAGGTGAACAAACCCATGGAGCTCTACTTTGCCCCTACGAAAGAACACAAGTAG
- the LOC115416243 gene encoding actin-related protein 2/3 complex subunit 5-like → MSTAAHSDKFRKVDVDEYDENKFVDEEDGGDNQGGPDEAEVDALLRQGNLNGALLAVLKDPPITTKNQNVKERAELLVVRVLSSFKSSDIEKAVGSLDRAGVDLLMKYIYRGFEKPSDNSSAVLLQWHEKALAVGGVGSIVRVLTARKTV, encoded by the exons ATGTCGACAGCTGCACATTCTGACAAGTTCAGGAAAGTAGACGTGGATGAATACGACGAGAACAAGTTTGTGGATGAGGAAGATGGAGGAGATAACCAGGGTGGACCAGACGAAGCAGAAGTGGACGCTCTACTCAGACA GGGAAACCTGAATGGAGCTCTTCTAGCTGTGCTCAAGGATCCTCCTATCACCACCAAGAACCAGAATGTTAAG GAGCGAGCAGAGCTGCTGGTGGTCCGAGTGCTGAGCAGTTTTAAGAGCAGTGACATTGAGAAGGCTGTGGGCTCACTGGATAGAGCAGGAGTGGACCTGCTGATGAAATACATTTACAGAGGCTTTGAGAAACCCTCTGACAACAGCAGTGCAGTACTGCTACAGTGGCACGAAAAG GCTCTTGCGGTGGGAGGGGTGGGCTCTATAGTTCGAGTCCTGACTGCCAGGAAGACCGTCTGA